Below is a genomic region from Mycoplasma phocoeninasale.
TGTTATGACTAATTATTAAAGCTGGTCGATTGACCTGATTAATTACATTTGCGATGGTAAATGTCTTACCAGATCCTGTTACTCCAAGTAAAATTTGATGGTGTTTATTTTCTTCTAAACCTTCTACTAGTTGCTTTATTGCCTCAATTTGGTCTCCGGCTGGCTGGTATTTTGATGTCAGTTTAAGATTATTCATATTGATAATTTTAATTGATTATATTCATTTAGGATATAAGTTTTTGTTAAATGTGGTAAAATCATTTTTATGTCTAATAAAAATAAAAAAATAAGAAGAATTGGTTTGGGATTGGTAGCAGCAGTTATAACTCCTGCCGTTTTAGGATTAGCAGCGATTGCTTGCAGCCGTGAAAGTGCTAATGATTTTGCCAGTCAATTTCTATTAGGGCCTAAAGCTAAAGACTATTATAATAGTACAACCAAAACTTTAGATCTCTCACAAACAAATTTAAAAAGCATTCCGCAAGCAGCCTTTTCATTAAAAACAATGCTTAGAATTTTTACCATTAATAGAGAACAAACCAGAAACGAAATTGCTAGTGGAATTTTTAGTGATAATACAATTAACATTGAAAGAATTATTTTGCCAGAATCACTAGAACTAATTGAAAAAGCAGCATTTGCTGAATTAAGCTCATTGAAAGAAGTTACCTTTGGCAACAACCTTAAGGAAATACAGGATGAAGCTTTTGACAAAACTTCAATTGAGAACTTAATTTTACCAAGCAAAATATCAACAATTGGAAAAGGTGCTTTTAGAAGCAATAAAATAAAATTTGTTAACATGAAGGATTTATCTCAATTTACAATTTTAAAAAGTGGAGTTTTTGCCAATAATTTACTGACTGAAATTGACTTATCAAGAGTAACAAAAATTGAAGATGGTGCCCTATCACAAAATAAATTTGCGACTCTAACATTGCCAACAACATTAACTAATGTAGATATTGATTTTCTAGATTATACCTATCCTAAAAATCAAGTTCCACCAAAAGTTAAACTAACTATTTTAGACAAAACAACTTCTGACAAATTCAAAGAAGCAATATCAAAAGACCCATCGCATTTATTTGAAATCGTTGAAAATTAATGCATTAAAAATTATTAAATTAGCTAATTGAAACACTCCTAGCAGGGAGTGTTTTTAGATAACAACTTCAAAAATTATAAATAATTAAAATTAAACATGAAAAACACATTTTTTTATAAATTAATATTTAATTTATATAATAAAAAAATTACAAAAAAATTTTAGAAAAAGAAAAAAATACTAAAATTAAATTTATGAAGAAAAAAAATATTAAATGGTTAGCAATTTTACCATTAACAATTGCCGCTGTTCCGCTAGTTGCATTATCATGTAAAAAAGAAGATCCAAAATTAACAGAAGCAAAGAATAATGCTATTAAAGTCATTGAAACCATTCCTGGCCTAAGTGCAGAGAAAAAAGCTGAAATAAAGAAGCAAATTCAAGCTATTAAAACAGAAGAAGATGTTAAGGGTCTAATTTCGAAGCTTTTAAAAATAGCCCAATAATTTGGAACATAAAGAAAATTAAGTTATCAAATTTAAATTACTAAATTGAAAATTTAAATAAAGATGATAATACTTAAACTTTCATCAAAAACACTCCTAAGCAGGGAGTGTTTTTAAATTATATTTTCAAAAATTATAAATATTTGGAGTTACAGATAACAAAATTAAATTATTTATAAATTAATGAATTAATTTATATAAAAAATTTATTTACAAATTTTGAAAAAAAAAAAAAAACAATATACTTAAAATTATGAAGAAAAAAAATATTAAATGGTTAGCAATTTTACCAATAACAATTGCCGCTGTTCCGCTAGTTGCATTATCATGTAAAAAAGAAGATCCAAAATTAACAGAAGCAAAAAATGCAGCTATTATAACAATTGAAGGCAATCCCTTTTTAAGTGCGGAGAAAAAAGCTGAAATAAAGAAGCAAATTCAAGCTGCTAAAACACCAGAAGAAATAACCAAAGCAATAACTTCAAATATATCAAATGCACTAACTCAATAACTAAGGACAGTATGAAATCAAGTTATTAGACTTGATTTTTTCTTAAATTAATCTAAATATTTGCCTTTATTTAACAAAAATTGTCTTAGTAATTGCTATTGATATAAAAATAATAATTAAATTAATTGACTTATCTTGATGTAATTAAAAATAATAAAAAATCACCTAATCAATAGACAAAGTGATTTTAAGTATTAAATCCATCAACAAAAATTGACACAAATTAAGCTATTCTTCAAATGAATCAGTGCTTGAACTCATATATTCTGTGAAATTTGATAAATCTTCCATTTTGAAAATGTGTAAACTCACTAAAGACTCAACATATCAATCAATTTTTTTAAGGTGTTGGATTGCTTGAAAAATTTGTTTAAGATTATTAATTGAACGTGAAAAGTAAAAACTGTTTGATAGTCAGTGAAACCCGTAATGTCTCAAAATATCTCTAACATCTTCATATGCTTGTTTGTAGTTTTTTTCCAGCCCATAAGCCTTTTTTAGAACTTCTTTATTTAAATAAAAAACTAATCCATACATATTTTAATCTCCATATAATTGTAATAAACGAACTTTTTTATTATAGCACAAATTGAATACATATTTTTTTAGCAAGGAAATAAAGCCAAAAAAATATTATAATTAAGGCTTTTTTTATTTCGATTGCTTAATACAAAGATGATTTATAGGTATCTTAATTTAGATTTTTATAGTAAAATATACATATTGAATTTTATTTGGATAGTTGCTTGAGTGGCCGAAAAGGTTAGTCTCGAAAACTAATAATGTCGAAAGACATTCAAGGGTTCAAATCCCTTACTATCCGCCATATGTGAAAACAAAAAAATGAGCCATGCGCTCATTTTATTTTTCTTCGTCAATCAGCTTTTTTGCCTCATGTAAATTAACGGCAAAGAAAGTTGTAACTCCACGCTTTTGCATGGTAGCACCATAAAGTTTGTCAACTCTTTCCATTGTTCCTTGACGGTGAGTAATAACAATAAATTGAGTATCAATTTTTAAACTTTGTAAAAACTCAGCGAAACGAATAACATTTGCCTCATCTAAAGCAGCTTCAACTTCGTCTAAGATACATAGTGGTAAAGGTTTCGCTTTAATAATTGAGAATAGTAGTGAAATTGCGATTAGGGCTTTTTCACCGCCTGAGAATAACTTTAGATTTCGAATTGATTTGCCTGGAGGCTGAGCAATAACGTCAATTCCACTTTCTAAAACGTTGTCTGGATCGGTGTATCTAATCTCAGCCATACCGCCACCAAACATTCTTGAAAATACATGTTTAAATTCACCATTAACTAATTCAACAGTCTTAGTAATTCTTTCAATAATGATTTTATCCATTTCATCAATTGCTTCCTCAATGGTTAATTTTGCAGCAGCAATTTCTTCTTGTTGTGATTTAACATCATTATATCTACTTTCAACTTCTTCAAGTTGTTTAATTGAATCTAGATTAACATGTCCTAGTTCTCTTATATCTTGTTTTAAATTATTAACTAAGGTACGAGCAACTTCAAAATCAATGCTTGGGTTATAGAATTCTTTAGCTGTTTCAAATAGCATATTATACTGCTCTGATAATCTTTGTTTTGCTTGTTGAATAATTGATTCTGCTTTTGTTTTTTCCGCAATTTTTTCAGCATTAGATTTTAGTAGTTGGTTAAGCTCTGAGTTAACCTCAGCTTTTTTACTATTCATTAAGTAAAATTCTTTTTTAGAGCTGTAGTATAAATCTTCTTGACTTGTCTTCATTGCTAGCAGATCACTTCTATCAATTGTAAGTTTTTGAATCTGAGCAGCAATGTCAACAACTTGTCCTTCTGAGAATATTTCATTTGATACTGATTGATATTTAACTTTTAGTTCATCAAATTTTTCTAAAGCTAAATCATATTCTTTCTGATGATTTGCTCTTTCAATGGTGTAGTTTGATAGTAAAGCAGTTTCTGAATCTTGCTCATGTTGAATTTTTGATAATTTTTCATTTAATGTGGCAATTTTGTTTTTAATTGCAGGTACTAGTTCTTCTAGTTGTTTAACTTGTTCATCAACACCAAAAATGGAAATATTTTGACTAACTTGTCCACCTGACATGACACCACCAACACGAATGATGTCTCCATCAAGTGATACA
It encodes:
- a CDS encoding GA module-containing protein — encoded protein: MKKKNIKWLAILPITIAAVPLVALSCKKEDPKLTEAKNAAIITIEGNPFLSAEKKAEIKKQIQAAKTPEEITKAITSNISNALTQ
- a CDS encoding GA module-containing protein; amino-acid sequence: MKKKNIKWLAILPLTIAAVPLVALSCKKEDPKLTEAKNNAIKVIETIPGLSAEKKAEIKKQIQAIKTEEDVKGLISKLLKIAQ
- a CDS encoding virulence protein, which encodes MYGLVFYLNKEVLKKAYGLEKNYKQAYEDVRDILRHYGFHWLSNSFYFSRSINNLKQIFQAIQHLKKIDWYVESLVSLHIFKMEDLSNFTEYMSSSTDSFEE
- a CDS encoding leucine-rich repeat domain-containing protein; translation: MSNKNKKIRRIGLGLVAAVITPAVLGLAAIACSRESANDFASQFLLGPKAKDYYNSTTKTLDLSQTNLKSIPQAAFSLKTMLRIFTINREQTRNEIASGIFSDNTINIERIILPESLELIEKAAFAELSSLKEVTFGNNLKEIQDEAFDKTSIENLILPSKISTIGKGAFRSNKIKFVNMKDLSQFTILKSGVFANNLLTEIDLSRVTKIEDGALSQNKFATLTLPTTLTNVDIDFLDYTYPKNQVPPKVKLTILDKTTSDKFKEAISKDPSHLFEIVEN